The genomic window GTTATCTTGCCACGCTAAAGCCTGAGCCACGAAACCTGGCAAATTCATTAGTTTAGACGTCCATGTTAAACCACCATCTGAGCTTACATAAACTTTTTGACTATTGGTAGTAGCTATAGCAACTTTATTAGGGTTTGAAGGATGTACTGCAATTTCATTAATAATTGCACTACCTATACTTAAAGGAGAAACTGTCCAAGATGCGCCTCCATCAACTGAAAATCTTAGCACACCATTAATTGCACAATACATAATCTGGTTATTACTTGGTGCAATTTTAAAATGATCTATGCTATCTCCGAAATTCGGAGAAATAGAAACCCAGTTCGTACCACTATCTACCGATTTATAGACTTCATCAAAAGTTACGTATATGGTATTTTGAACTATTGGATCTTGCTCAAAAGGCACTACCCAATTCCAGTTATAATCTCCACCTTTACCATCTGGCTGAGAAAGACTAGCTACGTTGCTACCAAACACATTATATTCTGTTCTGTACAGAGATCCAAACTGTGTAGTTCCGTACATTATAGCCGCATTGTCTTTATCAACAAATCCTTCCATACCATCTGCACCTAACCAATCTGACCAAAGTCCATCTTCCCTCAAAGTAGATGTACCATTATCTTGCGAACCACCAGTAACAACAACAGGATCTGTTTGACTGACACCAATCTTATAAAATTGTCTAATACCTAAACCTGGAGTTAAATCGGTATAATAACCAGAACTTACAATCGTAGGATTATCAGCTCTATATATACCACCATCGGTACCAACATATAATTTGGCATCTGTTCCTGTACCTGCAAAATGCATAATATCTACATCTGCATGACAATACCCAATCCCAGAACCGCTAGCAACACTTGGCACCCATTGTGAGGTAATACTAAAACTAGCTCCACCATCTATAGAACGCCATGTATTAATACCAGCTATATGAACATCATCAACATCATTTGGATTAACTGTAATATCCATATCTCTTGGTGCTTGACCAAGTGCATCGTTTCCGTTAGAGTCATATCCAAAAAAGTTTTGGGTATGAGTTAGCTTAGTAAAACTACTACCACTATCACTAGAAGTATACAGCGCTCCAAACAAACCACCGTCAGCTTCTAAAACATAAACTATATTAGGATTATCAGCAGAAACCCCTATCATTTTTGGACCATTAGAAAACTGATCAACTCCAGAACCTGATATCTGCGTAAAACTGGCACCTCCATTAGTTGAAACATAAAATGCATTTCCTGAAGCATATACTACACTAGGATCATTTGGTTTGAACTCAAAATCATAACCAGTGCCTGTTGCAACGAAATAAATGGAGCTCCAAGTAGCACCACCATCTGTTGATTTATACAAGCCATTACCTTGTACACTAGCATATACCTTCATAGCATTTGTTGGGTCTACCAATATTTTATTGACGACACCATAAGCTAATCCTCCCAGAGACGACCATGTTGAACCTCCATCAGTAGACTTAAAAATTGCACCACTTGTTGAGCCCCAATAATAGGTATTACTATCTGAAGGATCTATAGCAAGAGCATATACATCTATGTTGGCAAGATTATCTGAAAGCACGGTCCATGACATTCCACCATCTGTACTTTTCCATACTCCACCAGTTTCGCTTCCTGCGAGAATATGATTTAGATTAGATTCGTCTACAGCCAAAGAAGTGATTCTACCAACACCAGGATTCCACCCAGAAGTAGCGTCCCAATAGGTTGGTCCCATTTCTTCCCAAGTACCTACAGTAGTTCTGGCTGCGAGGCCTTCACTGTTAATACTTGCATTATAATTTTCTAATTCTTCATAGTAAAACTCAGGTGATTTTAATTTCCCTGTTTCATCCATAGCACGTTCAGCGAAATATTGCCATCTCTTAAAATTCTTAAAACCCGTTCCTCGTCCTCGTCCTACAGAATCAAAATGTTGCTCTGCAACTTCAGAAATATGCTGAATGGTGTGATTTCCCTCTCTAATTAATTCTCGATAATCCTGACCATAAGCACTTAAACCAAACAAGCTTAATGCTACAAGTAGAAATGTATTTTTCATAAAAAATTGAATTTAAATAGCTATTTTTTTCAAATGTACTATTTTTCATAAATTTTTAGCACAGAAATTCATTTATGAGTCCTACTTCAATTTTAATTTTAATAGCCAGTTATTTTGCGATTTTAGTATTGATATCTTATTTCACAGGAAAAGAAGATTCTAACGCTGCATTTTTTAAGGCTAACAAATCTGCTCCATGGTATCTTGTAGCTTTTGGTATGATTGGTGCTTCATTATCTGGCGTTACTTTTATCTCTGTTCCTGGTGCTGTAGAAACTAAGCAGTTTGGGTATCTTCAGGTGGTTTTTGGCTATTTTTTCGGGTATTTGGTGATAGCATATATTTTGCTTCCGCTTTATTACAGATTGAATTTAACTTCAATTTACACTTATCTCAGAGATCGTTTTGGTAAAACAAGCTATAAAACTGGTTCTGTAGCTTTTCTTATTTCTAGAACTGTTGGAGCTGCTTTTAGATTGTTTTTAGTTGCTAAAGTTCTTCAACTTTTGGTTTTTGATCTTTTTGATATTCCGTTTGTTGTTACCGTCATTATTACCATAGCTTTAATCTGGCTCTATACATTTAGAGGAGGTATTAAAACCATCATCTTTACAGATACTTTACAAACTTTATTTATGCTGGTTTCTGTAGTTGTTACCATCATATTTTTAGCTTCTGCTTTAGATTTAAATAGTATTGGAGAAATTGTTGATTATACCAAAGAAAGTAGCCTAAGTAAGGTTTTCTTTTTTAACGACAGTAACAATCCTCAATTCTTTTGGAAAAGCTTTCTATCTGGTATTTTCATTACCATTACCATGACAGGTCTGGATCAGGACATGATGCAAAAAAACCTAACCTGTAGAAATTTGAAAGATGCTCAAAAAAACATGCTTTCTTTTAGTGTGGTACTCATATTTGTGAATATTTTATTTCTCGTTTTAGGCTTAATGCTTACAGATTATGCCACCCAAAACGGAATTACTGCAACCAAAGATGATTTATTCCCAACTATTGCCATGCTACCAGAAATAGGTGTCGTTACTTCTGCTTTCTTTTTATTGGGATTAATTGCAGCTGCTTATTCTAGTGCAGATTCTGCATTAACATCGTTAACCACATCTTTTTGTTTTGATATTTTGGATATTGAAAACAAACCAGAAGCCTCAAAAAAAGGCATACGCAAAAGAACTCACATTGGCTTTAGTATTGTGCTGGTTATTGTAATCATCCTTTTTGATTTAATCTTTAAAGATGTCTCTGTAATATGGGAACTTTTTAAAGCCGCTGGTTACACTTACGGACCTCTTTTAGGACTTTTTGCTTTTGGGCTGTTTACCAAGCATCAAATAAAAGATAAGTTTGTTTGGATTGTTGCTATCGTAGCTCCTGTATTGTCTTACATATTAAACCTTTATTCTAAAGACCTATTCAATGGCTATGAAATTGGTTTTGAAATCTTAATCATAAATGGTCTTTTAATGTTCTTTGGGTTATTAGTTCTTAAAAGAAAATTTAATACTGATCTGTAGCTAATAAAACTAGTGTACATGCCACTTCAAAATCAATGTTGTTGTCTTTAAGAATTTTGTACAACTCAGGGTTCTCTGTACCTGGATTAAAAATAACACGCTTAGGTTTTAAATCTAAAATATAATCGTAATACGCTTCTTGATGTTTTGGATTAAGATATAATGTTACTGTGTCTACATCTTCATAATCTAACAACTCCGTATCTATCAAGACATTATTTACTTCGCCTTGCTTTAATCCAAAAGCAA from Winogradskyella sp. MH6 includes these protein-coding regions:
- a CDS encoding CoA-binding protein, whose translation is MSKKTLVLGVSLKTDRYSNIAVNRLKQNNHEVVAFGLKQGEVNNVLIDTELLDYEDVDTVTLYLNPKHQEAYYDYILDLKPKRVIFNPGTENPELYKILKDNNIDFEVACTLVLLATDQY
- a CDS encoding T9SS type A sorting domain-containing protein, coding for MKNTFLLVALSLFGLSAYGQDYRELIREGNHTIQHISEVAEQHFDSVGRGRGTGFKNFKRWQYFAERAMDETGKLKSPEFYYEELENYNASINSEGLAARTTVGTWEEMGPTYWDATSGWNPGVGRITSLAVDESNLNHILAGSETGGVWKSTDGGMSWTVLSDNLANIDVYALAIDPSDSNTYYWGSTSGAIFKSTDGGSTWSSLGGLAYGVVNKILVDPTNAMKVYASVQGNGLYKSTDGGATWSSIYFVATGTGYDFEFKPNDPSVVYASGNAFYVSTNGGASFTQISGSGVDQFSNGPKMIGVSADNPNIVYVLEADGGLFGALYTSSDSGSSFTKLTHTQNFFGYDSNGNDALGQAPRDMDITVNPNDVDDVHIAGINTWRSIDGGASFSITSQWVPSVASGSGIGYCHADVDIMHFAGTGTDAKLYVGTDGGIYRADNPTIVSSGYYTDLTPGLGIRQFYKIGVSQTDPVVVTGGSQDNGTSTLREDGLWSDWLGADGMEGFVDKDNAAIMYGTTQFGSLYRTEYNVFGSNVASLSQPDGKGGDYNWNWVVPFEQDPIVQNTIYVTFDEVYKSVDSGTNWVSISPNFGDSIDHFKIAPSNNQIMYCAINGVLRFSVDGGASWTVSPLSIGSAIINEIAVHPSNPNKVAIATTNSQKVYVSSDGGLTWTSKLMNLPGFVAQALAWQDNGDDGLYVGMNYGVFYTDNTLTEWEPFNNGLPNVRINELEINTADNKIYAATYGRGLWRSSLYDSSLSVNDFVFSDLSLYPNPAKSEVNLKWNKPEDVSIRIFDAQGKIMFFGKKVNLFNGFKVDVSSFNSGIYFVKLNSNNGEITKKLILN
- a CDS encoding sodium:solute symporter, with amino-acid sequence MSPTSILILIASYFAILVLISYFTGKEDSNAAFFKANKSAPWYLVAFGMIGASLSGVTFISVPGAVETKQFGYLQVVFGYFFGYLVIAYILLPLYYRLNLTSIYTYLRDRFGKTSYKTGSVAFLISRTVGAAFRLFLVAKVLQLLVFDLFDIPFVVTVIITIALIWLYTFRGGIKTIIFTDTLQTLFMLVSVVVTIIFLASALDLNSIGEIVDYTKESSLSKVFFFNDSNNPQFFWKSFLSGIFITITMTGLDQDMMQKNLTCRNLKDAQKNMLSFSVVLIFVNILFLVLGLMLTDYATQNGITATKDDLFPTIAMLPEIGVVTSAFFLLGLIAAAYSSADSALTSLTTSFCFDILDIENKPEASKKGIRKRTHIGFSIVLVIVIILFDLIFKDVSVIWELFKAAGYTYGPLLGLFAFGLFTKHQIKDKFVWIVAIVAPVLSYILNLYSKDLFNGYEIGFEILIINGLLMFFGLLVLKRKFNTDL